Sequence from the Cryptococcus neoformans var. grubii H99 chromosome 3, complete sequence genome:
ATCCTACATTACAGTAGGTGAAACTGGGATATGTGTGTCACTTTTTTCACCCTCTCTCAGCCGGGCTATAAGCTGTTAGTCAATGAACTTGTCCCTATTGTCAAACCGTAGAGCAGAGGGCTGATGTATGTGATCAAGCATCTTAGCATTTAACCGGGACGAGTTTCTCGACCGGCCAACTCTTCCAGCTCATTGGCATAATTTCAATTCTTCCCCTACTCTGACTCTGTCCCCTTACAAACCTAATACCTTGACAGACTTATGCCCaagggagaaaaaggaaagtgATGATGGCGGCAGAGTCTTGTCGGGGCTAGATAGAGGCAAAGCGGAGGGAGGAACTTGGTTAGGGATAAGCAAGGATTTGAAAGTAGCTTTACTGTGAGTATCCTTATTCTTCACAAGTATATCATCTGCATAACTGACTAAAATGGATGTTCAGGACTAATATCGCATGTATCCGCCCGGCCCCTGGTGTTCAACCTctctctccaccaccttctcGAGGCAAACTCCTACGCGAGTTCCTATCCCCTTCACCTTTCACTTCCTCCCAATTAGAAACCCAGTCATATATCTCTTCCCACTTCCCTACCGCTGGAGACTATGAAGGATTCAATCTCTTGCTTTTTTCACTCTCAGCTGAGCGTAGTATTGGTTATTTAACAAACCGTCCATCGCCTTCTTGCATCGACCTTACTAGCTCACTTTGCGGAGGTGAACATGGCCAGATGAGGTGCGTGGGGCTCTCAAATTCGCCTCTTGACGAGAAATGGCCAAAGGTGCAGCAAGGTGAGAAGAATATGGAGAAAAGTTTAagagaatgggaagaaaagggggaaggagaggacgGGCTGGTTGAGCGAATGTTTGGAGTTCTCTCGTGAGTCGTTCCTACATAATTTGACAACTTGTAATGGGTTAAGGCTGAAAGCTGGTTATCGAACAGACCCAGCCGGCCTATTACAAGTGACGTTGATCTAACCttgtcaacaacaataCCGCCCATCAAATTAGGTGAAGATTTATTTCTCAATACGGATCCACAAAATACCAGAGCTCGATGGAAAGGTACTCGTACGGCTACTGTCATAATTGTCAAGGACAGCGGGGAAACGACGTATGTAGAGCGAGACATCTGGGTGATAGGCCAAGACGGTGAGCCTaaaaagggagaggatgaaaggaGGTTCAAATTCGTGGGCGAGGAGAAATGAAGATCTTGagtgagaatgaatgaGGCTCCATTCTTTCTGGCATAAAGTCGAATCCTTGTATAATCGCATTTCCTTGTAAGTTAGCATGCATATGTTCAGCATCGTTTTCCAATCTTGCAAAAAGTAAGTCGTGGAAGCCATGCATGACGCCAAAATACAGCCTTCCCTCTGCCGACGCCCAACCGCACCGCACAGAGAGACACTCCTACGCCCCAACAAGTCGAGTCGTTTAGATGAAGCCGATCTGTGGTAAAATTAAGTCAGAATACATTGTGGAAATGCAATGAAACGAGCACCAACCTTGTTGGCAACCTCAAGAGCGTCGAAGTCGGCAGTCAATCGAACGTaagccttcttcctacCGTCCGGTCTATCATTGAAGTTAGCAAAAAATCCCTGTAGTCCTCAAAAACATGCAAACTAACCGGATAAGGGTGTTGACCTTGGCAGCCTCGACGTCGTAGAGCTTCTTAACAGCATCCTTGATGTTCCTCTTGTTGGCCTTGATGTCAACGATGAAGACCAAAGTGTTGTGctcctcaatcttcttcatagCAGACTCAGTGTTGAGAGGGTGCTGGATAGTTCGGAACTGGTCCATCCTGGGGAGGTGGTGGACAGACTTTCGGGGGTACTTGGGAGCACGGGGGAGACGGAGGGTGCTGGGTCGGTGGAAGGTGACGGAAGTTCGGACCTTTCGGACGGAGGTGGACTGGGTGCCCTTCAAGGCGGCCTTTTTGGCGGCCTTGGCCTTGACATCTTGGGGCTTGGCAGCGGCTGTAGACAAGGTCAGCAGGTTGCTCACTTGATAACTGTTTCCGGTGGCTAGGACTAGGACTGAATCGCGcgacctccttcctcactGATTCCCAACCACTGATTCCCAACCACTGTCCCTACCCATGCATCTCGCCCTCTTCTCATTgtcctcccttctttcaacaCTCATCCTCCGGGCATGTCTGTTGGTCTGCACACGTTTCTCTCACGTTCCCACAAAGTAACAAATTTGCCTTGCGTTTTTTGCGTCCCAATCCCAGTCCTAACCGTGTCCACCAAACTCTTACTCACCCTTACCGGCGGTCTTAGAAGGGGCCATTTTTGGAGATGTCTACTGGTGGATATTAGCAAGGGGAAAGCGGAGAAGGTAAAAGAGATTCGCTACTCACAAGCTTGAGGGATAGAGGAATCTTTGTCAAAGATGCAAGAAATCACCCAAAATTGGGGCACAGCGAGACACAGGAGAGGGACGCTCGGC
This genomic interval carries:
- a CDS encoding large subunit ribosomal protein L23, which produces MAPSKTAGKAAAKPQDVKAKAAKKAALKGTQSTSVRKVRTSVTFHRPSTLRLPRAPKYPRKSVHHLPRMDQFRTIQHPLNTESAMKKIEEHNTLVFIVDIKANKRNIKDAVKKLYDVEAAKVNTLIRPDGRKKAYVRLTADFDALEVANKIGFI